In Hyperolius riggenbachi isolate aHypRig1 chromosome 10, aHypRig1.pri, whole genome shotgun sequence, a genomic segment contains:
- the LOC137536732 gene encoding uncharacterized protein, translating to MQMRFLSESALPGQSVLPVVLLCMRDCREGLCKMSGTWFTTENLIIKIQNSPELYDKTLPGHKDHQRLHDIWRNIAHEFLGEKWEKLSPKTQEAKVGLLRKRWKSVRDSYKKELEKQYQESKSGCGSSQRTRYKFCGILEFMRKHHESAETEDSLPPDPDPEEAEIDAGHNTSSDLEVDDLTPQDGDTATLDESDSTTADQTQPSTLTTRPRTTHRSSRGVRASTQGRRIARGMSRAEYDHKLITSIEKAVDHMEKREEEIKQLKEPCTQYLLSLVPLLQKVPPDKQWAARHAISETLGKFLQTQSQAEENSSNYVTQQHMPHATPQYHSYPQPSYQSHRMYDPPSYPPMHMATRPYGQQPHYPMTGPMRFEQANRYQRSDTPVYTDLSAQTQPQTTSESGPPAFIHDTGSMSDYLAQHD from the exons ATGCAGATGCGttttttgtcagaatctgctcttccaggtcaaagtgtacttcctgttGTTCTGCTTtgcatgagggattgcagagaagGTTTGTGCAAGATGTCTGGCACGTGGTTTACCACAGAAAATTTAATAATTAAAATACAGAATAGTCCAGAGCTGTATGACAAGACATTGCCTGGACACAAAGATCATCAAAGGCTGCATGACATCTGGAGAAACATTGCCCATGAGTTCCTGGgtgaaaaatgggaaaaattgtCACCAAAGACTCAAGAAGCAAAAG TTGGTCTCCTGCGCAAAAGATGGAAGTCTGTGCGAGACAGTTATAAAAAGGAGCTGGAGAAACAATATCAAGAatctaaaagtgggtgtggcagtTCCCAAAGAACAAGATATAAATTCTGTGGGATTCTGGAATTTATGAGAAAACATCATGAGTCGGCTGA AACTGAAGATAGCCTGCCACCTGATCCTGATCCTGAGGAGGCGGAAATAGATGCAGGCCACAACACTAGCAGTGATCTGGAAGTGGATGATTTAACTCCACAGGATGGTGACACAGCTACACTGGATGAGAGTGACTCAACAACTGCTGATCAAACACAACCCAGTACACTAACTACTAGGCCACGCACAACTCACAGATCTAGTAGAGGTGTGAGGGCATCAACCCAAGGCAGGAGAATAgcaagaggtatgagcagggctgaatacgatcacAAGCTCATTACTTCTATTGAAAAGGCTGTGGATCatatggagaagcgagaggaggaaATCAAACAATTAAAAGAGCCATGCACCCAGTATCTGCTAAGTTTAGTGCCATTGTTACAGAAAGTGCCACCAGATAAGCAATGGGCAGCCAGACATGCCATATCTGAGACCCTGGGCAAATTTTTGCAAACTCAGAGCCAGGCAGAAGAAAATAGCTCCAACTATGTCACTCAACAACACATGCCTCATGCCACTCCTCAGTATCATTCATACCCACAACCATCTTACCAGAGTCACCGTATGTATGACCCACCTAGTTACCCACCTATGCATATGGCAACCCGGCCATATGGGCAGCAGCCACATTATCCTATGACAGGACCTATGCGTTTTGAGCAAGCTAATAGGTATCAAAGATCAGACACTCCAGTGTACACTGATTTATCAGCTCAGACCCAGCCACAAACTACTTCAGAATCTGGTCCACCAGCTTTCATTCATGACACTGGAAGCATGTCTGATTATCTTGCACAACATGACTAG